The following proteins are encoded in a genomic region of Brachypodium distachyon strain Bd21 chromosome 1, Brachypodium_distachyon_v3.0, whole genome shotgun sequence:
- the LOC100825273 gene encoding bZIP transcription factor RISBZ5 isoform X1 codes for MKKCASELELEAFIRQHLAAERNRPSPGTDAGVFSSTHGGGLPVPGLCFGDSQKALELEGSDAGHQWWSDGVCAPHPAVSSTMGSQTAAVSASPRETTSGNQALESESESGSESLIDIEGGQCNRKSTDTMRIRRMVSNRESARRSRRRKHAQLTDLELQVEQLKSESASLFKQLTEASQHFTSAVTDNRILKSDVETLRVKVKMAEDMVARTAMSCNVGQLGSAPFLNSRKMCQALDMLTATGLDLPGNHALFKDPTPARQVQTSTVQSTASLESLDNRMSSEVTSCAGDMWP; via the exons atgAAGAAGTGCGCGtcggagctggagctggaggccTTCATACGACAACACCTTGCCGCTGAACGGAACAGACCGAGCCCAGGAACGGACGCCGGCGTGTTCTCCTCGacccatggcggcggcctgcCGGTGCCTGGCCTCTGCTTCGGTGATTCG CAGAAAGCCCTGGAACTGGAAGGGAGCGACGCCGGCCATCAGTGGTGGTCCGACGGTGTCTGTGCGCCGCACCCTGCTGTCTCGTCGACAATGGGTTCGCAAACAGCGGCCGTCTCCG CTAGCCCCAGGGAGACCACCTCAGGGAACCAGGCCCTTGAAAGTGAGTCAGAATCTGGTAGCGAGTCGCTGATTGATATAGAAGGAGGTCAATGCAATCGCAAATCCACAGACACAATGCGAATAAGAAG GATGGTGTCCAACAGGGAGTCAGCTCGGCGATCGAGGAGGAGAAAGCACGCACAATTAACTGACCTCGAGTTGCAG GTTGAACAGCTTAAAAGTGAAAGTGCGTCACTCTTCAAGCAGCTTACAGAGGCCAGCCAGCATTTCACCTCCGCGGTCACAGACAACAGGATCCTGAAATCAGATGTGGAGACCCTAAGAGTCAAG GTAAAAATGGCAGAAGATATGGTGGCAAGGACTGCAATGTCCTGTAACGTAGGACAACTAGGGTCGGCACCATTTCTGAACTCAAGGAAGATGTGTCAAGCCTTGGACATGCTCACAGCCACAGGGTTGGATCTGCCAGGGAACCATGCACTCTTCAAAGATCCAACCCCGGCTCGACAAGTTCAGACTTCGACGGTGCAAAGCACTGCAAGTCTAGAGAGCTTGGATAACCGGATGTCAAGCGAGGTGACCAGCTGTGCAGGTGACATGTGGCCTTAA
- the LOC100825273 gene encoding bZIP transcription factor RISBZ5 isoform X2, with amino-acid sequence MKKCASELELEAFIRQHLAAERNRPSPGTDAGVFSSTHGGGLPVPGLCFGDSKALELEGSDAGHQWWSDGVCAPHPAVSSTMGSQTAAVSASPRETTSGNQALESESESGSESLIDIEGGQCNRKSTDTMRIRRMVSNRESARRSRRRKHAQLTDLELQVEQLKSESASLFKQLTEASQHFTSAVTDNRILKSDVETLRVKVKMAEDMVARTAMSCNVGQLGSAPFLNSRKMCQALDMLTATGLDLPGNHALFKDPTPARQVQTSTVQSTASLESLDNRMSSEVTSCAGDMWP; translated from the exons atgAAGAAGTGCGCGtcggagctggagctggaggccTTCATACGACAACACCTTGCCGCTGAACGGAACAGACCGAGCCCAGGAACGGACGCCGGCGTGTTCTCCTCGacccatggcggcggcctgcCGGTGCCTGGCCTCTGCTTCGGTGATTCG AAAGCCCTGGAACTGGAAGGGAGCGACGCCGGCCATCAGTGGTGGTCCGACGGTGTCTGTGCGCCGCACCCTGCTGTCTCGTCGACAATGGGTTCGCAAACAGCGGCCGTCTCCG CTAGCCCCAGGGAGACCACCTCAGGGAACCAGGCCCTTGAAAGTGAGTCAGAATCTGGTAGCGAGTCGCTGATTGATATAGAAGGAGGTCAATGCAATCGCAAATCCACAGACACAATGCGAATAAGAAG GATGGTGTCCAACAGGGAGTCAGCTCGGCGATCGAGGAGGAGAAAGCACGCACAATTAACTGACCTCGAGTTGCAG GTTGAACAGCTTAAAAGTGAAAGTGCGTCACTCTTCAAGCAGCTTACAGAGGCCAGCCAGCATTTCACCTCCGCGGTCACAGACAACAGGATCCTGAAATCAGATGTGGAGACCCTAAGAGTCAAG GTAAAAATGGCAGAAGATATGGTGGCAAGGACTGCAATGTCCTGTAACGTAGGACAACTAGGGTCGGCACCATTTCTGAACTCAAGGAAGATGTGTCAAGCCTTGGACATGCTCACAGCCACAGGGTTGGATCTGCCAGGGAACCATGCACTCTTCAAAGATCCAACCCCGGCTCGACAAGTTCAGACTTCGACGGTGCAAAGCACTGCAAGTCTAGAGAGCTTGGATAACCGGATGTCAAGCGAGGTGACCAGCTGTGCAGGTGACATGTGGCCTTAA
- the LOC100844442 gene encoding guanine nucleotide-binding protein-like NSN1 isoform X2: MVKKSKKSKSKRVTLKQKHKVLRKVKEHHRKKRKEARKDGSKNHKSKVEKDPGIPNEWPFKEQELKALEVRRAQAVQELELKKEARKERARKRKLGLPEDEDIANLASAASAQGTEFAEKDAAKVDASVELPNKNNDHSERAFYKELVKVIEASDVILEVLDARDPLGTRCVDMEKMVRKADPTKRIVLLLNKIDLVPKESVEKWLTYLREELPTVAFKCNTQEQRTKLGWKSSKLDKTSNVPQRSDCLGAENLIKLLKNYSRSHELKLAITVGIVGLPNVGKSSLINSLKRSRVVNVGSTPGVTRSMQEVQLDRKVKLLDCPGVVMLRSSNSGVSVALRNCKRVEKMEDLITPVKEILNLCPHEKLMSLYNMPSFTSVDDFLQKVATLRGKLKKGGIVDVEAAAKIVLHDWNEGKIPYYTLPPKRDAVEDSDAVLISQDGKEFNVDEIYKAESSYISGLKSMLDFSHTEIPSNAPPEINEEMLEVFVVISLFDDCMKCPCKRCSYKLHTFQLHVCIGG; the protein is encoded by the exons ATGGtgaagaagagcaagaagagcaAGAGCAAGCGCGTCACGCTGAAGCAGAAGCACAAGGTGCTGCGCAAGGTCAAGGAGCACCACCGCAAGAAGCGCAAGGAGGCTAGGAAGGACGGCAGCAAGAACCACAAGAGCAAGGTCGAGAAGGACCCCGGGATCCCCAACGAGTGGCCCTTCAAGGAGCAGGAGCTCAAGGCCCTCGAGGTCCGCCGGGCTCAGGCGGTCCAGGAGCTCGAGCTCAAGAAGGAGGCGCGCAAGGAGAGG GCTCGGAAGAGGAAGCTTGGGTTGCCCGAGGATGAAGATATTGCTAATTTGGCATCTGCAGCTTCTGCACAGGGTACTGAGTTTGCAGAGAAGGATGCAGCAAAGGTGGATGCTTCTGTAGAATTGCCTAATAAGAACAATG ATCATTCAGAGAGGGCTTTCTACAAGGAGCTGGTTAAAGTTATCGAAGCTTCTGATGTGATTCTCGAGGTTCTTGATGCGAGGGACCCGCTGGGTACTCGTTGTGTTGACATGGAAAAGATGGTTAGGAAGGCTGATCCAACTAAAAGGATTGTGCTGCTGCTTAATAAGATAG ATCTTGTTCCCAAAGAGTCAGTAGAGAAGTGGCTTACATATCTGAGGGAGGAATTGCCAACTGTTGCATTCAAGTGCAATACCCAAGAGCAGAGGACCAAGCTAGGATGGAAATCATCAAAGCTGGATAAAACTAGCAATGTTCCACAACGGAGTGACTGTCTTGGCGCTGAGAATCTGATTAAATTGCTCAAGAACTATTCAAGGAGCCATGAG CTCAAACTGGCAATTACTGTGGGTATTGTCGGGCTTCCTAATGTTGGCAAGAGCAGTTTAATCAACAGCTTAAAGAGATCCCGTGTGGTTAATGTCGGGTCCACTCCAGGGGTTACTAGATCAATGCAAGAAGTTCAATTGGACAGGAAGGTGAAACTGTTGGATTGTCCTGGTGTTGTAATGCTCAGATCTTCCAACAGTGGTGTCTCTGTAGCACTTCGGAACTGCAAAAGAGTCGAGAAGATGGAAGACCTAATCACTCCTG TTAAGGAAATACTCAATCTTTGTCCGCACGAGAAGTTGATGTCTTTGTACAATATGCCAAGCTTTACTTCAGTTGACGATTTCCTTCAAAAAGTTGCCACCCTCAGGGGAAAATTGAAAAAGGGTGGTATAGTGGATGTTGAAGCTGCTGCAAAAATTGTGCTTCATGACTGGAATGAGG GTAAAATACCCTATTACACACTGCCACCTAAAAGGGATGCGGTGGAGGACTCAGATGCAGTGCTTATTTCACAAGACGGGAAAGAATTTAATGTTGATGAAATTTACAAAGCCGAGTCTTCATATATTAGTGGTCTAAAATCTATGTTGGATTTTAGTCATACAGAGATTCCATCGAATGCTCCACCAGAGATCAACGAAGAAATGCTcgag GTTTTTGTTGTCATCTCACTATTTGATGACTGCATGAAATGCCCTTGTAAGAGATGCAGTTATAAACTGCATACCTTTCAGTTGCATGTTTGTATTGGAGGGTAG
- the LOC100844442 gene encoding guanine nucleotide-binding protein-like NSN1 isoform X1 yields MVKKSKKSKSKRVTLKQKHKVLRKVKEHHRKKRKEARKDGSKNHKSKVEKDPGIPNEWPFKEQELKALEVRRAQAVQELELKKEARKERARKRKLGLPEDEDIANLASAASAQGTEFAEKDAAKVDASVELPNKNNDHSERAFYKELVKVIEASDVILEVLDARDPLGTRCVDMEKMVRKADPTKRIVLLLNKIDLVPKESVEKWLTYLREELPTVAFKCNTQEQRTKLGWKSSKLDKTSNVPQRSDCLGAENLIKLLKNYSRSHELKLAITVGIVGLPNVGKSSLINSLKRSRVVNVGSTPGVTRSMQEVQLDRKVKLLDCPGVVMLRSSNSGVSVALRNCKRVEKMEDLITPVKEILNLCPHEKLMSLYNMPSFTSVDDFLQKVATLRGKLKKGGIVDVEAAAKIVLHDWNEGKIPYYTLPPKRDAVEDSDAVLISQDGKEFNVDEIYKAESSYISGLKSMLDFSHTEIPSNAPPEINEEMLEDVKPVEEMSDVKDREGSKSTSGSTQHDKLYTAEGILDPRKKKAEKKRRKGNKFSVLNDMDADYDFNVDYQMKDAPADDEDGKKGGGDEPEAMTGVDDA; encoded by the exons ATGGtgaagaagagcaagaagagcaAGAGCAAGCGCGTCACGCTGAAGCAGAAGCACAAGGTGCTGCGCAAGGTCAAGGAGCACCACCGCAAGAAGCGCAAGGAGGCTAGGAAGGACGGCAGCAAGAACCACAAGAGCAAGGTCGAGAAGGACCCCGGGATCCCCAACGAGTGGCCCTTCAAGGAGCAGGAGCTCAAGGCCCTCGAGGTCCGCCGGGCTCAGGCGGTCCAGGAGCTCGAGCTCAAGAAGGAGGCGCGCAAGGAGAGG GCTCGGAAGAGGAAGCTTGGGTTGCCCGAGGATGAAGATATTGCTAATTTGGCATCTGCAGCTTCTGCACAGGGTACTGAGTTTGCAGAGAAGGATGCAGCAAAGGTGGATGCTTCTGTAGAATTGCCTAATAAGAACAATG ATCATTCAGAGAGGGCTTTCTACAAGGAGCTGGTTAAAGTTATCGAAGCTTCTGATGTGATTCTCGAGGTTCTTGATGCGAGGGACCCGCTGGGTACTCGTTGTGTTGACATGGAAAAGATGGTTAGGAAGGCTGATCCAACTAAAAGGATTGTGCTGCTGCTTAATAAGATAG ATCTTGTTCCCAAAGAGTCAGTAGAGAAGTGGCTTACATATCTGAGGGAGGAATTGCCAACTGTTGCATTCAAGTGCAATACCCAAGAGCAGAGGACCAAGCTAGGATGGAAATCATCAAAGCTGGATAAAACTAGCAATGTTCCACAACGGAGTGACTGTCTTGGCGCTGAGAATCTGATTAAATTGCTCAAGAACTATTCAAGGAGCCATGAG CTCAAACTGGCAATTACTGTGGGTATTGTCGGGCTTCCTAATGTTGGCAAGAGCAGTTTAATCAACAGCTTAAAGAGATCCCGTGTGGTTAATGTCGGGTCCACTCCAGGGGTTACTAGATCAATGCAAGAAGTTCAATTGGACAGGAAGGTGAAACTGTTGGATTGTCCTGGTGTTGTAATGCTCAGATCTTCCAACAGTGGTGTCTCTGTAGCACTTCGGAACTGCAAAAGAGTCGAGAAGATGGAAGACCTAATCACTCCTG TTAAGGAAATACTCAATCTTTGTCCGCACGAGAAGTTGATGTCTTTGTACAATATGCCAAGCTTTACTTCAGTTGACGATTTCCTTCAAAAAGTTGCCACCCTCAGGGGAAAATTGAAAAAGGGTGGTATAGTGGATGTTGAAGCTGCTGCAAAAATTGTGCTTCATGACTGGAATGAGG GTAAAATACCCTATTACACACTGCCACCTAAAAGGGATGCGGTGGAGGACTCAGATGCAGTGCTTATTTCACAAGACGGGAAAGAATTTAATGTTGATGAAATTTACAAAGCCGAGTCTTCATATATTAGTGGTCTAAAATCTATGTTGGATTTTAGTCATACAGAGATTCCATCGAATGCTCCACCAGAGATCAACGAAGAAATGCTcgag GATGTGAAACCTGTCGAGGAAATGTCTGATGTGAAGGACCGTGAAGGAAGTAAGTCAACAAGTGGTAGCACACAGCATGACAAGTTGTACACCGCCGAGGGCATACTTGATCCTCGCAAGAAGAAAGCAGAGAAGAAACGGCGCAAGGGAAACAAATTCAGCGTGCTGAACGACATGGATGCGGATTACGATTTCAACGTGGATTACCAAATGAAGGATGCGCCtgcagatgatgaagatggcAAGAAAGGTGGTGGAGATGAACCCGAGGCTATGACTGGAGTCGACGATGCGTGA